From Parcubacteria group bacterium, a single genomic window includes:
- the rnc gene encoding ribonuclease III, which yields MKIENSILVIEELAKKIGVKFNDLDLLQQAVTHRSYLNEHRDYKLEHNERLEFLGDAVLELVVTEYLYNNYPNNPEGEMTNWRAALVNGEMLATISTEIGVEEFLMMSRGEAKDKGRARQYLLANAFEAITGAIYLDQKTKGYDACKKFILKHVVTKLPNIIEKKLYLDAKSRFQEEAQERAGVTPSYRVLEETGPDHDKKFIVGAYVGEEMVAKGEGLSKQEAQRNAAEKALEEKGW from the coding sequence GATCGAAGAACTAGCGAAAAAAATCGGGGTAAAATTTAACGATTTGGATCTTTTGCAACAAGCCGTTACCCATCGGTCCTATTTGAACGAGCATCGGGATTATAAACTGGAGCATAATGAGCGATTGGAATTTTTGGGTGATGCAGTTTTGGAGCTGGTTGTGACGGAATATCTCTATAATAATTATCCCAATAATCCGGAAGGGGAAATGACTAACTGGCGAGCAGCCTTGGTGAATGGCGAGATGCTCGCGACCATTTCCACGGAAATCGGCGTGGAGGAATTTTTAATGATGAGTCGTGGCGAAGCGAAAGACAAAGGACGCGCCCGGCAATATCTGCTGGCAAATGCATTTGAAGCAATCACTGGGGCGATCTATCTTGACCAGAAAACCAAAGGCTATGATGCTTGCAAAAAATTTATCCTGAAACATGTTGTGACCAAGTTGCCCAATATCATCGAAAAGAAACTATACCTTGATGCCAAAAGCCGTTTCCAAGAAGAAGCGCAAGAACGCGCTGGCGTGACGCCGTCCTATCGCGTCTTGGAAGAAACTGGTCCAGATCATGACAAGAAATTTATCGTCGGTGCCTATGTTGGGGAAGAAATGGTCGCCAAGGGTGAAGGACTTTCTAAGCAAGAGGCGCAACGCAATGCGGCTGAAAAAGCCTTGGAAGAAAAAGGCTGGTAA